A part of Leifsonia xyli subsp. xyli str. CTCB07 genomic DNA contains:
- a CDS encoding glycosyltransferase family 2 protein, with protein sequence MCAKPGAAVSVALCTRNGERFVRAQVESILSQDPPISELVVSDDGSTDRTLSIVEETVRASCAAVVLRILRNAEPLGVTANFEQAIAACGGEFIALSDQDDVWHAGRLADALPFFDDARVQLVHTDARLVDSAGEPLGGTLFGALEIAPELVAEENDGDALGVLLRRNTVTGATTVLRASLVERARPFPDAWVHDEWLAVCAAIVGAVRSLPRTTIDYRQHGGNQIGVKRPSIGYKVSRVFEPGGARQVRLGLQFAQLAARADTFPELSEDDRDRIVQKAEFESARSRLPVSRLARLASLRRLVRGGRYGRYASQGRLDIVRDLLRAP encoded by the coding sequence TCGCGCTCTGCACCCGGAACGGTGAGCGATTCGTTCGCGCGCAGGTTGAGAGCATCCTCTCCCAGGACCCTCCGATCAGTGAGCTGGTTGTCTCCGACGACGGCTCGACCGACCGCACCCTCTCGATCGTCGAGGAGACGGTGCGAGCCAGCTGCGCGGCTGTCGTGCTGCGCATCTTGCGCAACGCCGAGCCCCTCGGTGTGACGGCCAACTTCGAGCAGGCGATTGCGGCGTGCGGCGGAGAGTTCATCGCGCTGAGCGACCAGGACGATGTCTGGCACGCCGGCCGGCTGGCCGATGCGCTCCCGTTCTTCGACGATGCGCGAGTGCAGCTCGTACACACCGACGCCCGCCTGGTCGACTCAGCCGGGGAGCCGCTCGGCGGCACCCTCTTCGGCGCTCTGGAGATCGCCCCTGAACTTGTGGCGGAGGAGAACGACGGGGACGCCCTCGGCGTCCTCCTCCGGCGCAACACCGTGACCGGTGCGACCACCGTTCTCCGTGCGAGTCTTGTGGAGCGTGCCCGCCCGTTCCCCGACGCCTGGGTCCACGACGAGTGGCTGGCTGTGTGTGCCGCGATCGTCGGCGCTGTCCGCAGCCTCCCGCGGACCACGATCGACTATCGTCAGCACGGCGGCAATCAGATCGGTGTGAAGCGTCCCAGCATCGGTTACAAGGTCTCGCGGGTCTTCGAACCGGGAGGGGCTCGTCAGGTGCGGCTGGGCCTCCAGTTCGCTCAGCTCGCCGCCCGCGCCGATACCTTCCCCGAACTCTCCGAGGACGATCGCGACCGGATCGTGCAGAAGGCGGAGTTCGAGTCTGCGCGTTCGCGCCTGCCGGTGAGCCGCCTCGCCCGGCTGGCATCGCTACGCCGCCTGGTTCGCGGTGGCCGATACGGACGTTACGCCAGCCAGGGACGCCTGGACATCGTCCGGGACCTGCTTCGGGCCCCCTAG
- a CDS encoding exopolysaccharide production protein, translated as MAVPRRTPVPAAVVELLGSARFTSTLALLGVIVGFSTHAIRAVIGWPGLIGALSALVALAVLSFAAQWKLIEWHGLLPVSALMFAGWCALSLFWSQYQLATLGGVLYQLLFAFLAVYIALVRDAIQIVRVVGDALRTLLTVSLALEVLSGLLLDMPIRFLGILGNIASGGPIQGLFGTRNQLSIVALIAFVTFLVELRTRSVRPQLAAFSIALAALCLLFAHSPVIAAVSVVVSLATLALYGIRKVPDGARSYAQWGLALFTVAVLVATYFSRTRVIDLLNARADFQVRYQLWLQIWELIPVQQSVGWGWTGAWPTDLYPFGAIQAATGMYHPNGLNAYLDVYLQVGVIGLLLFVVLVALAFVRSWLLASVRRSVVYAWAPLVLVALLVTSVFESSILVESGWMLLVICTVKASQGMSWRWRLARSQS; from the coding sequence ATGGCCGTACCCCGTCGAACCCCGGTCCCGGCCGCAGTGGTCGAGCTTCTCGGATCGGCCCGGTTCACCTCGACACTGGCGCTGCTCGGCGTCATCGTCGGGTTCTCGACGCATGCGATCCGTGCCGTCATCGGCTGGCCGGGGCTCATCGGCGCTCTCAGCGCTCTCGTGGCCCTCGCCGTGCTATCGTTCGCCGCGCAGTGGAAGCTCATCGAGTGGCACGGCCTCCTGCCGGTCTCGGCGCTCATGTTCGCCGGGTGGTGCGCCCTGTCACTCTTCTGGAGTCAGTACCAGCTGGCGACGCTCGGGGGCGTCCTCTACCAGCTGCTGTTCGCGTTCCTGGCCGTCTACATCGCCCTGGTGCGAGACGCCATCCAGATCGTGCGCGTCGTCGGCGACGCCCTGCGAACGCTGCTGACGGTCTCCCTCGCCCTGGAGGTCCTGAGCGGGCTCCTTCTCGACATGCCCATCCGCTTCCTGGGCATCCTGGGCAACATCGCGTCCGGCGGACCCATCCAAGGTCTCTTCGGCACCCGCAATCAGCTGAGCATCGTCGCTCTGATCGCGTTCGTCACCTTCCTGGTGGAGCTGCGGACGCGCTCAGTCCGGCCCCAGCTCGCGGCGTTCTCGATCGCTCTGGCGGCGCTGTGCCTCCTGTTCGCCCACTCCCCCGTGATCGCAGCCGTCTCCGTCGTCGTCAGCCTGGCGACCCTGGCGCTGTACGGCATCCGCAAAGTCCCGGACGGCGCACGCAGCTACGCGCAATGGGGGCTCGCGCTGTTCACGGTCGCCGTGCTCGTCGCCACTTACTTCTCCCGCACCCGGGTGATCGACCTGCTGAACGCGCGAGCCGACTTCCAGGTGCGCTATCAGCTGTGGCTCCAGATCTGGGAGCTCATCCCGGTGCAGCAGTCGGTGGGCTGGGGCTGGACCGGCGCGTGGCCGACCGATCTGTACCCCTTCGGCGCCATCCAGGCCGCGACCGGCATGTACCACCCCAACGGGCTCAACGCCTACCTCGACGTCTACCTCCAGGTCGGCGTCATCGGCCTGCTGCTGTTCGTCGTGCTGGTCGCCCTCGCGTTCGTGCGTTCCTGGCTCCTCGCCTCTGTCCGGCGCAGCGTCGTCTACGCCTGGGCGCCGCTGGTGCTCGTCGCGCTCCTCGTCACGAGCGTGTTCGAGAGCAGCATCCTCGTGGAGTCGGGATGGATGCTTCTTGTCATCTGCACGGTCAAAGCATCCCAGGGGATGAGCTGGCGGTGGCGGCTGGCACGGTCTCAGAGCTAG
- a CDS encoding O-antigen ligase family protein → MGSPTTSLDTRALAARRSSETGVLVFASLLLFTLFAGDFWRNLISWPGYFALAALLTAGSVVLLVRARAAVRWRRLPKTLGLFLALAVLSIAWSAYPGASALGVLAQLATTASALFLALCLGWPALLTALSNAFRWVLGLSLLFELIVAVFVRRPVLPLTPVQPFPPGKLPSAFYWSRDLLLHGGQIQGIVGNSNLLAMIALLALIVFGVRLADRADRRGSAIAWIVVAALTLALTRSSTVIVATAFAAVALRLALWTRRARPERRRPVYLSAAALVAVGAVSLALFASRLPALLGKSDDLTGRLDIWDRVIGFAQQRPVFGWGWVSYWAPWTEPFSDLAKRNGVVYLQAHNAWLDIWMQLGIAGLALIVPLAVGTLWRSWFHAVDRPRTSVRDDQAHTALTLLPLLLFAALLAQSFAESRMLIEDGWALLVVLAAKTKQTAP, encoded by the coding sequence ATGGGCAGCCCGACCACCTCGCTCGACACCCGCGCGCTCGCCGCCCGCAGAAGCTCGGAGACAGGCGTCCTCGTGTTCGCCTCACTGCTGCTCTTCACACTGTTCGCCGGCGACTTCTGGCGGAACCTCATCAGCTGGCCGGGCTACTTCGCGCTCGCCGCCCTGCTCACCGCGGGCAGCGTCGTCCTGCTGGTCCGGGCACGGGCGGCCGTCCGCTGGCGCAGACTCCCCAAGACCCTCGGACTCTTCCTGGCTCTCGCCGTGCTGTCGATCGCGTGGTCCGCGTACCCGGGAGCCAGCGCCCTCGGCGTCCTCGCCCAGCTCGCGACCACGGCGAGCGCGCTGTTCCTCGCCCTGTGCCTCGGCTGGCCGGCGCTGCTGACCGCGCTCTCGAACGCGTTCCGCTGGGTCCTCGGCCTGTCGCTACTGTTCGAGCTCATCGTCGCTGTGTTCGTCCGGCGGCCGGTGCTGCCACTGACGCCGGTGCAGCCCTTCCCCCCGGGAAAGCTGCCGTCGGCGTTCTACTGGAGCCGCGATCTGCTGCTCCACGGTGGCCAGATCCAGGGCATCGTGGGCAACAGCAATCTGCTCGCGATGATCGCGCTGCTGGCGCTGATCGTGTTCGGCGTCCGTCTGGCCGATCGCGCCGACCGCCGCGGCAGCGCGATTGCCTGGATCGTCGTCGCGGCGCTCACGCTCGCGCTCACACGGTCATCGACGGTCATCGTCGCGACCGCGTTCGCCGCAGTGGCGCTCCGCCTCGCGCTCTGGACCCGCCGAGCGAGGCCGGAGCGCCGTCGCCCGGTCTACCTGAGCGCCGCCGCGCTGGTCGCCGTCGGCGCGGTGAGCCTCGCGCTGTTCGCTTCCCGCCTCCCGGCCCTGCTGGGCAAGAGCGACGATCTGACCGGGAGGCTCGACATCTGGGACAGGGTGATCGGTTTCGCACAACAGCGGCCGGTCTTCGGCTGGGGCTGGGTGAGCTATTGGGCGCCGTGGACCGAACCTTTCAGCGACCTCGCCAAGCGCAACGGCGTGGTCTACTTGCAGGCGCACAACGCCTGGCTGGACATCTGGATGCAGCTCGGGATCGCCGGGCTGGCGCTCATCGTCCCACTGGCCGTCGGCACACTGTGGCGGTCATGGTTCCACGCCGTCGACCGGCCGCGGACGAGCGTCCGCGACGACCAGGCGCACACCGCGCTCACCCTGCTCCCCCTGCTCCTCTTCGCCGCCCTGCTCGCCCAGAGCTTCGCGGAGAGCCGGATGCTGATCGAGGACGGCTGGGCGCTGCTCGTCGTGCTCGCCGCGAAGACCAAACAGACCGCCCCGTAG
- the manA gene encoding mannose-6-phosphate isomerase, class I, whose translation MFVRIGNQPRDYAWGSTTAIAGLLGGEPSGGPEAELWLGAHPGSPARILDPAQTGGSADLAHWPETAGRLPYLLKVLAAAGPLSLQAHPSSEQARAGFERENAEGLAPGSPERNYKDPFHKPEMIFALSDPFDALCGFREPADSRAALERLAGSALGVAAFAGTLDDEPAAALRGATEWLLGGTPEVAALVSAVTDAAQRAEGVDADTVRTLARAFPGDPGIVLALLLNRVTLRPGEALYLPAGNIHAYLRGLGIELMAASDNVLRGGLTPKRVDVPELVRILDFAPFAATPMTAKRPAPGVEEFVPDVPDFRLCRIEIGADTPAAEVTLPGTAIVLCTAGAAEVLGATGGLRLTRGEATVVTAEERTLSVSSGAGTLFIATPNA comes from the coding sequence ATGTTTGTGCGCATCGGCAACCAGCCCCGCGATTACGCATGGGGGTCAACCACGGCGATCGCGGGCCTGCTCGGCGGCGAACCGAGCGGCGGCCCGGAGGCCGAGCTGTGGCTGGGCGCGCATCCCGGCTCCCCCGCGCGCATCCTCGACCCGGCGCAGACCGGCGGCTCGGCCGACCTGGCGCACTGGCCGGAGACGGCCGGGCGGCTCCCCTATCTTTTGAAGGTCCTCGCGGCGGCAGGTCCCCTGTCGCTGCAAGCGCACCCGTCGTCCGAGCAGGCACGCGCCGGATTCGAGCGCGAGAACGCCGAGGGGCTCGCCCCCGGGTCCCCCGAGCGCAATTACAAAGACCCGTTCCACAAACCGGAGATGATCTTCGCGCTTTCGGACCCGTTCGACGCACTGTGCGGTTTCCGGGAGCCCGCCGACAGCCGCGCCGCGCTGGAGCGCCTGGCCGGCAGCGCCCTGGGCGTCGCCGCCTTCGCCGGAACCCTCGACGACGAGCCGGCCGCGGCGCTGCGCGGGGCGACGGAGTGGCTGCTGGGCGGCACGCCCGAAGTCGCGGCGCTCGTGAGCGCGGTGACGGACGCAGCGCAGAGGGCCGAGGGGGTGGACGCGGACACCGTTCGGACGCTCGCCCGGGCCTTCCCCGGCGACCCGGGCATCGTGCTCGCCCTGCTCCTCAACCGCGTGACGCTCCGGCCCGGAGAGGCGCTCTACCTGCCCGCCGGGAACATCCACGCCTATCTGCGCGGTCTCGGGATCGAGCTGATGGCGGCCTCGGACAATGTGCTGCGCGGCGGTCTCACGCCGAAGCGGGTGGATGTGCCCGAACTCGTCCGCATCCTGGACTTCGCGCCGTTCGCCGCCACCCCGATGACCGCGAAACGGCCCGCGCCCGGCGTCGAGGAGTTCGTGCCGGACGTGCCGGACTTCCGGCTGTGCCGGATCGAGATCGGTGCGGACACGCCGGCAGCGGAGGTGACGCTGCCGGGCACCGCGATCGTGCTCTGCACGGCCGGCGCTGCGGAGGTGCTGGGCGCGACGGGCGGCCTGCGGCTCACGCGCGGCGAGGCGACTGTGGTGACCGCCGAGGAGCGCACGCTGTCGGTCTCGTCCGGGGCGGGCACGCTGTTCATCGCCACACCGAACGCGTGA
- the galE gene encoding UDP-glucose 4-epimerase GalE, with protein MAWLVTGGAGYIGAHVVRAFLAEGIDVVVADDLSSGHREFVPAGVSFYRGTILDGTLLEAVFSENRISGVVHVAGYKYAGVSVQRPLHTYEQNVTATAVLLAVMQEAGVGSIVFSSSAAVYGTPEVELVTEDTPKNPESPYGESKLIGEWLLRDQGVARGLRHTSLRYFNVVGSGDPALRDTSPHNLFPLVFDALVAGRTPRINGDDYATPDGTCVRDYIHVADLAVSHVAAAKRLEAGEDIRAVYNLGSGDGVSVGEIMATVAEVTGIDFTPEMGPRRPGDPARIVASGELAARDLGWKMSHSLAEMVRSAWEARQAAS; from the coding sequence ATGGCGTGGTTGGTGACCGGGGGCGCTGGCTATATCGGCGCCCATGTGGTGCGCGCGTTCCTGGCCGAGGGGATCGATGTCGTCGTCGCGGACGACCTCTCCAGCGGACACCGGGAGTTCGTGCCCGCGGGTGTCTCGTTCTACCGCGGAACGATCCTCGACGGGACCCTGTTGGAAGCGGTGTTCTCCGAGAACCGCATCAGCGGCGTTGTGCATGTCGCCGGTTACAAGTACGCCGGTGTGTCCGTCCAGCGGCCGCTGCACACCTACGAACAGAATGTGACGGCCACCGCTGTGTTGCTCGCGGTGATGCAGGAGGCGGGGGTCGGCTCGATCGTCTTCTCGTCGTCGGCGGCGGTCTACGGGACACCGGAGGTGGAACTCGTCACCGAGGACACCCCGAAGAACCCGGAGTCGCCGTACGGGGAGTCCAAACTGATCGGCGAGTGGCTGCTGCGCGACCAGGGGGTCGCCCGGGGTCTGCGCCACACCTCGCTGCGGTACTTCAACGTGGTCGGCTCCGGCGATCCGGCGCTGCGCGACACGAGTCCGCACAATCTCTTCCCGCTCGTCTTCGACGCCCTGGTGGCGGGCCGCACCCCCCGGATCAATGGCGACGACTACGCGACGCCCGACGGCACCTGCGTCCGCGACTACATCCACGTCGCCGACCTCGCGGTCTCGCACGTTGCGGCGGCGAAGCGGCTGGAGGCGGGGGAGGACATTCGGGCGGTCTACAATCTCGGCAGCGGCGACGGCGTCTCCGTCGGTGAGATCATGGCGACGGTGGCTGAGGTGACGGGCATCGACTTCACCCCAGAAATGGGGCCTCGACGCCCGGGCGACCCGGCGAGGATCGTGGCTTCGGGCGAGCTCGCGGCGCGTGATCTCGGCTGGAAGATGAGTCATTCGCTCGCCGAGATGGTGCGCAGCGCCTGGGAAGCGCGCCAGGCGGCGTCCTGA
- a CDS encoding WhiB family transcriptional regulator: protein MTDPEYRSGVPDDWFIDPVRLGVPGVRAGADDDNPLAWQTDALCAQTDPEAFFPEKGGSTRDAKRICSSCEVRAQCLEYALANDERFGIWGGLSERERRKLRKRAG from the coding sequence ATGACAGATCCTGAATATCGTTCTGGGGTACCCGACGACTGGTTCATCGATCCGGTGCGCCTCGGGGTCCCGGGGGTCCGGGCGGGCGCCGACGATGACAACCCTCTCGCCTGGCAGACCGACGCCCTGTGCGCCCAGACAGATCCGGAGGCGTTCTTCCCCGAGAAGGGCGGCTCCACGCGCGACGCCAAGCGCATCTGCTCCTCGTGCGAGGTCCGGGCGCAGTGCCTCGAATACGCTCTCGCGAACGACGAGCGGTTCGGGATCTGGGGCGGCCTCTCCGAGCGGGAGCGCCGCAAGCTCCGCAAGCGCGCTGGCTGA
- a CDS encoding glycosyltransferase family 2 protein, translated as MYPRVTAIIVAQSGGPRLQRTLDAIAAQSRRPDAVIAVDCASVDDAVRLLTEANPAQVLSVPERIPFGEAVATAVRVLPPVTTASEMLWLIAQDTAPEPEALRSLLAALEVSPSVAVVGPKLVDDDDPAFIREFGETMTPFGASVPLVENELDQAQHDNLSDVLAVASAGMLVRRIVWERLDGFDPALPTVDDGLDFCVRARLAGFRVALVAPARVALHGDGIAGPNLSPKWTVRRRLAGERRCAQLHRRMAYAPGWAVPLHWLTLVPLAVLRSLLRVLRKEPGSVGGELGAAFRVAFSGMAVGNARRRLARARSVGWAAVSPLRIPFSSVRRMSALKREAAFVGQRGERQDLDFFGAGGGWTVLAALLVGVALFFPLIGAGAVNGGGLLPLSDSVGQLWANLGYGWRDLNLGFVGAADPFAAVLAVLGTITFWQPSTALVGLFLLAIPLAALGAWFAAARITARATLRAFGALAYALAPTLLVALLDGRPAAVLAHVLLPWLFFAGLAARRSWASSATTALIAAATVACAPVLIPALLVAWVAAILFAGRGAVRIAFIPLPAAVLFLPLVVQQVLRGAWLSALADPGLPVDARQTPAWQLALGFPDGTLGGWRALAGQLGLPDAGPNILVPILLAPLGVLAVLALFLRGTVRATVALLVALAGFLTAVAALHIEVAAQGATAVPIWPGSAVSLYWLGVIATAVIGLSALGRSAAAPVWVAIATIALVAIPFPVALHSGKAAVTASDGRTMPAVVAAKAATQPRTGTLLLTPQPDGGVRAVVVRGSGATLDAQTTLGSTRLALTGTQRELATLAGNLASRSGFDPAPQLRRLGIDFVLLTPSAAAIDQTAADTATGQATQSRTAIALDANPVLASVGETAAGRLWAFDRGTSTVPAAALIPPNAGGIWRLLVLLAQGIAVGATLLMAIPTVRSADRVSELIARRSSGPGDEPDPEEPDAVEPDDEREPVAEAESSIAGETLEEWEAEPDDEAVVESADEDEARAAAEPEPEPEPSRHPAPHTGGRVDSVSDARAPQAADGPVAMLEAGLEETIVRTRPTRGGDRG; from the coding sequence ATGTATCCGAGAGTCACCGCCATCATCGTCGCGCAGAGCGGCGGCCCCCGCCTGCAGCGCACTCTCGATGCCATTGCGGCGCAGTCGCGTCGACCGGACGCCGTGATCGCCGTCGACTGCGCCAGTGTTGACGACGCCGTGCGGCTGCTCACCGAAGCGAATCCGGCCCAAGTGCTCAGCGTGCCCGAACGAATCCCGTTCGGCGAGGCCGTCGCGACCGCTGTCCGTGTGCTCCCGCCGGTGACCACGGCGTCCGAGATGCTCTGGCTGATCGCCCAGGACACCGCCCCCGAGCCAGAGGCCCTCCGATCCTTGCTCGCCGCGCTCGAGGTCTCGCCGTCGGTGGCGGTCGTCGGGCCGAAGCTCGTCGATGACGACGACCCAGCCTTCATCCGTGAGTTCGGCGAGACGATGACGCCGTTCGGGGCCTCCGTCCCGCTCGTGGAGAACGAGCTCGACCAGGCCCAGCACGATAACCTCAGCGATGTGCTCGCGGTCGCTTCGGCCGGAATGCTCGTCCGGCGGATCGTGTGGGAGAGACTGGACGGCTTCGACCCGGCGCTCCCCACGGTGGACGACGGCCTCGATTTCTGCGTCCGCGCCCGCCTGGCCGGCTTCCGGGTGGCCCTCGTCGCCCCCGCCCGTGTCGCTCTGCACGGCGACGGCATCGCCGGACCGAACCTCTCGCCGAAGTGGACGGTCCGCCGTCGCCTCGCGGGGGAGCGCCGGTGCGCGCAGCTCCACCGGCGGATGGCCTATGCGCCCGGCTGGGCTGTCCCGCTGCACTGGCTGACCCTGGTCCCGCTCGCCGTCCTGCGCTCTCTCCTCCGCGTGCTCCGCAAGGAGCCGGGCTCCGTCGGCGGCGAGCTCGGCGCGGCCTTCCGCGTGGCGTTCTCGGGCATGGCGGTCGGCAACGCCCGGCGCCGGCTCGCCCGCGCCCGCTCGGTCGGCTGGGCGGCGGTCTCCCCCCTTCGCATCCCGTTCTCCAGTGTCCGGCGGATGAGCGCGCTCAAACGCGAGGCCGCGTTCGTCGGTCAGCGGGGCGAACGTCAGGATCTCGACTTCTTCGGCGCCGGCGGCGGCTGGACAGTCCTGGCCGCTCTCCTCGTCGGGGTCGCCCTCTTCTTCCCGCTGATCGGCGCCGGCGCGGTGAACGGCGGCGGTCTCCTCCCGCTCAGCGACTCTGTCGGCCAGCTTTGGGCGAACCTGGGCTACGGCTGGCGTGACCTCAACCTCGGCTTCGTCGGTGCTGCCGACCCGTTCGCCGCCGTTCTCGCCGTCCTCGGCACGATCACTTTCTGGCAGCCCTCGACGGCCCTGGTCGGCCTCTTCCTCCTCGCCATCCCCCTCGCCGCGCTCGGCGCCTGGTTCGCCGCCGCCCGGATCACCGCTCGCGCAACGCTGCGGGCCTTCGGCGCTCTCGCTTACGCGCTCGCGCCGACGCTGCTCGTCGCGCTGCTGGACGGCCGTCCGGCAGCCGTTCTGGCGCATGTGCTCTTGCCGTGGCTGTTCTTCGCGGGGCTGGCGGCGCGGCGATCGTGGGCCTCCAGCGCGACGACGGCGCTGATCGCCGCGGCGACGGTTGCCTGCGCGCCCGTCCTGATCCCGGCGCTGCTGGTCGCGTGGGTCGCCGCCATCCTCTTCGCGGGGAGGGGCGCCGTGCGGATCGCGTTCATCCCCCTGCCCGCCGCCGTGCTGTTCCTGCCGCTTGTGGTGCAGCAGGTCTTGCGCGGAGCGTGGCTCTCGGCGCTGGCGGACCCGGGGCTCCCCGTGGACGCGCGTCAGACGCCGGCCTGGCAGCTGGCCCTCGGTTTCCCCGACGGCACGCTCGGCGGCTGGCGCGCACTGGCCGGACAACTGGGTCTGCCGGATGCCGGGCCGAACATCCTGGTGCCGATCTTGCTGGCCCCGCTCGGCGTTCTGGCTGTCCTGGCTCTGTTCCTGCGCGGGACCGTCCGGGCGACCGTTGCTCTGCTCGTGGCGCTCGCCGGCTTTTTGACCGCGGTGGCCGCCCTGCACATCGAGGTCGCCGCACAGGGCGCGACCGCGGTTCCGATCTGGCCGGGAAGCGCGGTGAGCCTGTACTGGCTGGGAGTGATCGCCACCGCCGTCATCGGCCTGTCGGCGCTCGGCCGGAGCGCGGCGGCACCCGTGTGGGTCGCGATCGCCACGATCGCGCTGGTGGCCATTCCGTTCCCGGTGGCGCTGCACTCCGGGAAGGCCGCGGTCACCGCGAGCGACGGGCGAACGATGCCCGCCGTCGTGGCCGCGAAGGCGGCGACGCAGCCCCGCACAGGGACCCTGCTCCTGACGCCACAGCCGGACGGCGGTGTCCGCGCGGTCGTCGTGCGCGGTTCGGGGGCGACCCTCGACGCGCAGACGACGCTGGGCTCCACGCGGCTCGCGCTGACCGGCACACAGCGCGAACTGGCGACGCTCGCCGGAAACCTCGCCTCCCGCAGCGGTTTCGATCCGGCGCCGCAGCTCAGGAGGCTCGGGATCGACTTCGTCCTGCTGACGCCCTCGGCGGCGGCGATCGACCAGACCGCCGCCGACACGGCGACCGGCCAGGCCACGCAGAGCCGCACCGCGATCGCGCTCGACGCGAACCCCGTGCTCGCATCGGTCGGCGAGACGGCGGCCGGCCGGTTGTGGGCGTTCGACCGCGGGACCTCGACGGTGCCGGCCGCAGCGCTGATACCGCCGAACGCGGGCGGGATCTGGCGACTGCTCGTGCTGCTGGCGCAGGGGATCGCGGTCGGTGCGACACTGCTGATGGCCATCCCGACGGTGCGCTCGGCCGATCGGGTCAGCGAGCTCATCGCCCGGCGCTCGAGCGGGCCGGGCGATGAACCGGACCCGGAGGAGCCGGATGCGGTGGAGCCGGACGATGAGCGGGAGCCGGTCGCGGAGGCCGAGTCCTCGATCGCCGGAGAGACGTTGGAGGAGTGGGAAGCGGAGCCCGATGACGAAGCCGTCGTGGAGTCCGCCGACGAGGACGAAGCGCGGGCTGCGGCCGAGCCGGAGCCGGAGCCGGAGCCGAGCCGCCACCCCGCTCCGCACACCGGCGGGCGGGTGGATTCGGTCTCCGACGCCCGGGCCCCGCAGGCCGCCGACGGTCCGGTCGCGATGCTCGAAGCTGGACTCGAGGAGACCATCGTCCGAACCCGCCCCACTCGGGGAGGCGACCGTGGCTGA
- a CDS encoding DUF5719 family protein — protein sequence MADRRRIAAIGARTVSGLVGVGVAVLAVAGATLLPLPQLTIGVPVQTVRPVPADQQRVCPGPALELAADVGAATKASAIGEATVAYGADGPGAETRRLKPDAETKLSSQAPLVVAVSTPGGSTAPPLFAGAQVQAVSSPDTAGLAAAACSEPTADAWLVGGSTALGQTSLVLLSNPTSVDADVALTIYTETGRVDAPGASGVVVPAGAQKVVALSGFAPSVAAPVVHVTATGGQVAVSLQQSFEQGIQPRGVELTGPTGEPSRTQRMTGVTIASIAAVTAAQSAESVGVDFPVVRILVPGDKDAELTIGAVGEAGTAAGNSYAQTVKAGSVAEIPLDHLKDGSYTVTVQSTVPIVAATRTSVIGSKTRDFAWFVSSAPLDDSQFAAIPSGPSPVLHLANPGEKDVKVTIQGESGAPIELTVPAEGGANRVLPPGKYTLGGVGGLTASVSFAADGALSAFPLNPPGALAAPIAVYPT from the coding sequence GTGGCTGACCGGCGCAGGATCGCGGCCATCGGAGCGCGCACGGTGAGCGGCCTCGTCGGCGTCGGCGTCGCCGTGCTGGCGGTCGCCGGTGCGACGCTCCTCCCGCTGCCCCAGCTCACCATCGGCGTGCCTGTGCAGACCGTGCGGCCCGTGCCGGCCGACCAGCAGCGTGTCTGCCCCGGTCCGGCTCTCGAGCTGGCCGCCGACGTGGGCGCGGCCACGAAGGCGAGCGCGATCGGCGAGGCTACTGTCGCCTACGGGGCGGACGGACCCGGCGCCGAGACCCGGCGGCTGAAGCCCGACGCCGAGACGAAGCTGTCCTCGCAGGCGCCCCTGGTGGTGGCCGTTTCGACACCGGGCGGTTCCACAGCGCCGCCGCTCTTCGCCGGTGCTCAAGTGCAGGCCGTCTCCTCCCCGGACACCGCTGGCCTCGCCGCGGCCGCCTGCAGCGAGCCGACCGCCGATGCCTGGCTGGTGGGCGGCTCGACCGCGCTGGGGCAGACGAGCCTGGTGCTGCTGTCGAATCCGACCTCGGTCGACGCCGATGTCGCCCTCACGATCTACACCGAGACCGGGCGAGTGGATGCGCCGGGAGCCAGCGGTGTCGTCGTTCCGGCCGGCGCGCAGAAGGTCGTCGCGCTCTCGGGCTTTGCCCCCTCGGTCGCTGCCCCGGTCGTCCATGTCACGGCTACGGGCGGTCAGGTCGCCGTGAGCTTGCAGCAGAGCTTCGAGCAGGGCATCCAGCCGCGCGGCGTCGAGTTGACCGGTCCCACCGGCGAGCCGTCGCGGACCCAGCGCATGACCGGCGTGACGATCGCGAGCATCGCTGCGGTCACGGCGGCGCAGTCCGCCGAGAGCGTGGGTGTGGATTTCCCGGTCGTTCGCATCCTGGTTCCGGGGGACAAAGACGCCGAGCTGACCATCGGCGCGGTCGGGGAGGCCGGGACGGCGGCGGGGAACTCGTACGCCCAGACCGTGAAGGCCGGGAGTGTCGCCGAGATTCCGCTCGACCACCTCAAGGACGGCAGCTACACCGTGACTGTGCAGTCCACTGTGCCGATCGTGGCCGCGACCCGGACCTCGGTCATCGGGTCGAAGACACGCGACTTCGCCTGGTTCGTCTCCTCCGCGCCCCTCGACGACTCGCAATTCGCCGCCATTCCGAGCGGGCCCTCTCCGGTGCTGCACCTCGCGAACCCGGGGGAGAAAGACGTGAAGGTCACCATCCAGGGCGAGAGCGGCGCTCCGATCGAGCTGACGGTTCCGGCCGAGGGCGGAGCGAACCGTGTCCTTCCGCCGGGGAAGTACACCCTCGGCGGAGTCGGCGGGCTGACGGCGAGCGTGAGCTTCGCCGCCGATGGAGCGCTGAGCGCTTTCCCCCTCAATCCGCCGGGAGCTCTGGCCGCGCCGATCGCTGTCTACCCGACCTAG